The Chryseobacterium nakagawai genome has a segment encoding these proteins:
- a CDS encoding efflux RND transporter periplasmic adaptor subunit — protein MKMNTTKYIAVIYLSAMVTLTGCKDQKQGNEVEKGYCISKELKKDIKLAKAEMLPIEESITLTGEVESNSDKTVPFVSLVDGVVTDTYFSLGDYVKKGQILATVKSTAVNEMQDDTQTLQAQLAVAKRKLSSVEAMYKDDIASQKDLQEARAEVTILQSNISKTQKNMQLYSAGGSNLQIKAPADGYVINKNISKGMPVTAGGDQLFTISNLDKVWVMANVYATNMRHVYVDQPVVVKTLAYPNDSFSGKINNISQVFNENERVLKAKIIMDNNGMKLRPGMSADVVLPINSQNKSALAIPAKALIFDNNQSYVVVYKKDCELEIRPVTEIASNSQYIYVEGNLKQGENVIASNGLLIYENLKNQLNNSKK, from the coding sequence ATGAAAATGAACACTACTAAATATATCGCAGTAATTTATCTGTCCGCTATGGTAACACTTACGGGGTGTAAAGATCAGAAGCAGGGCAACGAAGTTGAAAAAGGATATTGTATCAGCAAAGAACTTAAAAAAGATATTAAACTGGCTAAGGCAGAAATGCTTCCTATTGAAGAAAGCATTACCCTTACCGGAGAAGTGGAGAGCAATTCTGATAAAACAGTTCCCTTTGTGAGCCTTGTGGACGGAGTAGTTACCGATACGTATTTTTCTCTTGGAGATTATGTAAAAAAAGGACAGATTCTGGCGACTGTAAAAAGTACGGCTGTTAATGAAATGCAGGATGATACTCAAACATTGCAGGCTCAGCTTGCCGTAGCTAAGAGAAAACTGTCTTCTGTAGAAGCGATGTATAAAGATGATATTGCCTCTCAGAAAGATCTTCAGGAAGCAAGAGCAGAGGTAACAATTTTGCAGTCCAATATTTCTAAAACCCAAAAGAATATGCAATTGTATTCTGCGGGAGGAAGCAATCTTCAGATCAAAGCTCCTGCGGATGGTTATGTCATCAACAAGAATATTTCTAAAGGGATGCCTGTTACTGCAGGTGGTGACCAGCTTTTTACCATTTCCAATCTGGATAAGGTCTGGGTTATGGCGAATGTGTATGCTACCAATATGAGACATGTTTATGTAGATCAGCCGGTAGTAGTAAAGACTTTAGCGTATCCGAATGATAGTTTTTCAGGGAAGATCAATAATATCTCTCAGGTTTTTAATGAAAATGAAAGAGTACTGAAAGCGAAGATCATTATGGATAATAACGGGATGAAACTAAGACCGGGAATGTCTGCAGATGTTGTATTGCCGATTAATTCCCAAAATAAAAGTGCTTTGGCTATTCCTGCGAAGGCTTTGATCTTCGATAATAATCAAAGCTATGTAGTAGTATATAAAAAAGACTGTGAGTTGGAAATAAGACCGGTAACTGAGATCGCTTCAAACAGTCAATATATCTATGTGGAAGGAAATCTGAAACAGGGAGAAAATGTAATTGCTTCCAATGGTTTGCTGATTTATGAGAACCTGAAAAACCAATTAAATAATTCTAAGAAGTAA
- a CDS encoding efflux RND transporter permease subunit, whose protein sequence is MRKFVQNIVSFSLKNSLIVLLGTFMLLLGGIYSYIHTPIEAFPDVTNTRVRVITQWPGRSAEEIEKFVTLPISKEMNAIPNKTSVRSISLFGLSVVTVIFDDHVNDFYAQQYASNKLGNVNLPAGAEYSIEPPSGATGEIYRYIIKSKLPIKEVTAIQDWVVERELLAVPGVADVVSFGGEEKTYEIKINPTELHNYDLSPLDVYEAVSKSNINVGGDVVAKGDQAYVVRGIGLLEKKDDIENIQIEVKGSTPILVKHVAEVKVSAKPRLGQVGYNKENDVVEGIVIMLRGENPSEVIARLKDRIEQLNGGELPGDVQIVPIIDRTELVNTTVHTVSKNLIEGVILVSIIVFIFLYNWRTTFIVASVIPLAFLFAIIMLKIQGLPANLISMGALDFGLLLEGTLVIVEHVFVALELKAKKIGLKRFNKISKLGIIKKSAGSVASYIFFALLILIVALMPIFSFQKVEGKMFSPLAFTLGYALLGSLILSLTYVPAMCKLLLTKNIEEKENFISKFFRVNIYRIYEFSIRHKKGFVVGFIALLAICGWRFSNYGSEFLPKLNEGAIYVRATLPNSVNLDESVRLTKEMKEILMKYDEVKFVMTQTGRPNDGTDPTGFFNIEFNIQLKPENEWKKKISKDELLEEMRVSLEKYPGINFGFSQPIQDNVEEYVAGVKAPLVIKIFGNDLFQLENYANQVANSIRTVPGISDVNVFKNIGLPELRIQLHDSKMAKYGVSTADAQAVIEMTIGGQAATKFYEEERMFDVMLRFEKEYRDTPEKMENILIPTQDNKKVPLKEIATIDYHTGPSFIYREGNSRYIGVGFNIEGRDLGSTIKEAKEKVEKEVKLPKSHKMTWAGEFESKERAAKQLAMVVPISLVLILMLLYFNFGNVKDTLISSITLAFAFIGGFLSLWFTGTIFGISAGIGFIILFGVATIDGIVLIGVMKENLQNRMSLRESIAEGVKSRIRPVVMIALMGSMGLLPAAMSNGMGSEIQKPLAIMIVGGLIICMLLSFTILPIVFYYAYRKKHKKTL, encoded by the coding sequence ATGCGAAAATTTGTACAGAATATAGTTTCCTTCTCTTTGAAAAATTCTTTGATTGTTCTTTTAGGAACTTTCATGCTGTTGCTTGGAGGAATCTATTCTTATATACACACTCCGATTGAAGCCTTCCCAGATGTTACCAATACCAGGGTAAGAGTAATCACTCAATGGCCGGGAAGAAGTGCCGAAGAAATAGAAAAGTTTGTCACTTTGCCCATTTCCAAGGAAATGAATGCTATTCCGAATAAAACTTCGGTGAGATCTATTTCCCTGTTCGGATTATCAGTGGTAACAGTAATTTTTGATGACCATGTCAATGATTTTTATGCGCAGCAGTATGCATCTAATAAACTGGGTAATGTAAATCTTCCTGCCGGTGCAGAATATAGCATTGAGCCTCCATCCGGAGCAACTGGTGAAATTTACCGCTATATCATTAAAAGTAAATTGCCGATTAAAGAAGTCACGGCTATTCAGGATTGGGTGGTAGAAAGAGAATTACTGGCTGTTCCCGGAGTTGCTGATGTGGTAAGCTTTGGTGGCGAAGAAAAAACATATGAAATAAAAATTAATCCTACGGAATTACATAATTACGACCTTTCCCCCCTGGATGTGTATGAAGCAGTTTCGAAGAGTAATATTAATGTAGGAGGTGATGTTGTGGCCAAAGGAGATCAGGCTTATGTGGTAAGGGGGATCGGTCTTTTAGAGAAGAAGGATGACATTGAAAATATTCAGATTGAAGTAAAAGGTTCCACTCCTATTTTGGTAAAGCATGTTGCTGAAGTTAAAGTGTCGGCAAAACCGAGATTAGGGCAAGTAGGATACAATAAGGAAAATGATGTAGTGGAAGGCATTGTCATCATGCTTCGTGGAGAAAACCCAAGTGAGGTGATCGCAAGACTTAAAGACAGAATAGAACAGTTAAATGGTGGAGAATTACCTGGTGATGTTCAGATCGTACCAATCATTGACCGTACAGAATTAGTAAATACAACGGTTCATACGGTTTCCAAAAACCTGATTGAAGGAGTTATTCTGGTTTCCATTATTGTATTCATTTTCCTGTATAACTGGCGAACAACATTTATTGTAGCATCAGTAATTCCGCTGGCTTTTCTTTTTGCCATTATTATGCTGAAAATTCAAGGACTTCCAGCTAACCTTATTTCTATGGGAGCCCTGGACTTTGGACTATTACTGGAAGGAACGCTAGTCATCGTTGAACATGTATTTGTTGCCCTCGAGCTGAAGGCCAAGAAGATCGGATTAAAGAGATTTAATAAAATTTCCAAATTGGGAATTATTAAGAAAAGTGCAGGAAGTGTGGCAAGCTATATTTTCTTTGCCTTACTAATCCTGATTGTAGCCTTGATGCCCATCTTCTCTTTCCAGAAAGTGGAAGGGAAAATGTTCTCTCCTTTAGCATTTACATTGGGATATGCCTTATTAGGATCTTTGATTTTAAGTTTGACATACGTTCCGGCAATGTGTAAGCTTTTATTAACTAAAAATATTGAGGAAAAAGAAAACTTCATCTCAAAATTCTTTAGAGTAAACATTTACAGAATCTATGAATTCAGTATTCGTCATAAAAAAGGATTTGTTGTCGGTTTTATCGCTTTACTTGCCATTTGTGGGTGGAGATTTTCAAACTACGGTTCGGAATTCTTACCTAAACTGAATGAAGGAGCTATTTATGTACGTGCTACACTTCCCAATAGTGTCAACCTGGATGAATCTGTTCGTTTGACTAAAGAGATGAAGGAGATTTTGATGAAATATGATGAAGTGAAATTCGTAATGACTCAAACCGGCCGCCCTAATGACGGGACAGACCCTACAGGATTCTTTAATATCGAATTTAATATTCAGCTGAAACCAGAAAACGAATGGAAGAAAAAAATATCCAAGGATGAACTTCTTGAAGAGATGAGAGTTTCCCTTGAAAAATATCCGGGAATCAATTTTGGATTCAGTCAGCCGATTCAGGATAATGTGGAAGAATATGTAGCCGGGGTAAAAGCACCGCTGGTGATTAAAATATTCGGGAATGATTTGTTTCAACTTGAAAATTATGCCAATCAGGTAGCCAATTCTATCAGAACGGTTCCTGGAATTTCAGATGTGAATGTATTTAAAAATATTGGACTTCCTGAATTGAGGATACAGCTTCACGATTCAAAAATGGCAAAATACGGAGTGTCTACAGCAGATGCCCAGGCGGTAATTGAAATGACCATTGGCGGACAGGCGGCTACTAAGTTCTATGAAGAAGAAAGAATGTTTGATGTGATGCTCAGATTCGAAAAAGAATATCGTGATACGCCGGAAAAAATGGAGAATATTCTGATCCCGACACAGGATAATAAAAAAGTTCCATTGAAAGAAATAGCAACCATTGATTATCATACCGGACCTTCATTTATTTACAGAGAAGGGAACAGCAGATATATTGGTGTAGGATTTAATATTGAAGGACGAGATCTGGGAAGTACCATTAAAGAAGCTAAAGAAAAAGTAGAGAAAGAAGTCAAACTTCCGAAAAGTCATAAGATGACATGGGCCGGCGAGTTTGAAAGTAAAGAAAGAGCTGCGAAGCAATTGGCCATGGTAGTTCCTATCTCACTTGTACTTATTTTAATGTTGCTGTATTTCAACTTTGGGAATGTAAAAGATACATTGATCTCTTCTATTACATTAGCATTTGCTTTCATTGGAGGATTTCTATCCCTGTGGTTTACAGGAACCATCTTTGGAATCTCTGCAGGAATTGGTTTCATTATTCTTTTTGGAGTAGCTACTATTGATGGGATTGTTCTGATTGGAGTGATGAAAGAAAATCTTCAGAACAGAATGTCACTCAGAGAATCCATTGCTGAAGGAGTTAAAAGCAGGATCCGCCCGGTGGTGATGATTGCGCTGATGGGATCTATGGGACTTCTTCCGGCAGCAATGTCCAATGGAATGGGCTCTGAAATTCAAAAACCTTTGGCTATTATGATTGTAGGCGGATTAATTATCTGTATGCTGCTCTCATTTACCATATTACCGATTGTGTTCTATTATGCCTATCGTAAAAAGCATAAAAAGACCCTATAG
- a CDS encoding DUF5995 family protein yields MKAIEEVLKRLDEIIIWCKENKSPAGYFACTYRIMTAQVLKGIQQKKFEDNPRMALLDLAFAQRYLEAWENYHNDKKCSNSWYIAFEATKNKDLLILQHIFLGMNAHINLDLGISAATIMPYRKINPLKKDFENINTVIASINQKVQDSLNKICYPVNLIDKLSNGKDNAVLDFAISKARDTSWATAVISSNSPIFLRESVINIVDYAAAKVATQILNPKILTPTLLNELKKCESNDVVKNIEILGSTKTA; encoded by the coding sequence ATGAAAGCCATCGAAGAAGTCTTGAAAAGACTAGATGAAATCATCATCTGGTGTAAGGAAAACAAAAGCCCGGCTGGGTATTTTGCCTGTACCTACCGCATCATGACGGCTCAGGTACTAAAAGGGATTCAGCAAAAGAAATTTGAAGACAATCCCAGAATGGCACTGCTTGATCTGGCTTTTGCACAACGCTATCTTGAAGCATGGGAAAACTATCATAATGATAAAAAATGTAGCAATTCCTGGTATATTGCCTTTGAAGCCACCAAAAATAAAGACCTTCTGATATTACAGCATATTTTTCTGGGGATGAATGCTCATATTAATCTGGATCTGGGAATTTCTGCAGCGACTATTATGCCCTATCGGAAGATTAACCCACTAAAAAAGGATTTTGAAAATATCAATACTGTTATAGCATCTATTAATCAGAAAGTTCAGGATTCCCTGAACAAAATATGTTATCCCGTCAACCTCATCGATAAGCTGTCTAACGGAAAAGATAACGCTGTACTAGATTTTGCGATATCCAAAGCCAGAGATACCTCCTGGGCCACCGCTGTTATATCTTCAAACTCTCCTATTTTTTTAAGGGAATCAGTCATTAATATTGTAGATTACGCTGCTGCCAAAGTTGCCACACAAATCTTAAATCCTAAAATCCTTACCCCTACCCTGCTTAACGAACTGAAAAAATGTGAGAGCAATGATGTTGTAAAGAATATTGAAATTCTGGGATCAACGAAAACGGCTTAA
- a CDS encoding bacteriocin-like protein: protein MKNLKNLNRKELKTVLGGAAAVCLVPVEGGNCPAGYTFCSNPYCCYPPRKPFICMD from the coding sequence ATGAAAAATTTAAAAAATTTAAACAGAAAAGAGCTGAAAACTGTTTTAGGAGGTGCCGCAGCTGTATGCCTGGTACCAGTGGAGGGAGGAAACTGCCCGGCAGGCTATACATTCTGTAGCAATCCTTATTGTTGCTATCCGCCAAGAAAACCATTTATTTGTATGGACTAA
- a CDS encoding YciI family protein codes for MILRTLLTASLLFSVLSFAQEKKNEKAKFNQELATSLGADQYGMKAYTIVMLTTGTAKIEDKTKMGTLMKGHMENIGKLANEGKIVVAGPFLEKNKENYRGMFIFNTKSKEEAEQWVKTDPAVQAGIFSYEIFPWYGSAALPLYLKHHDEISKENP; via the coding sequence ATGATATTAAGAACATTACTTACCGCTTCTCTCCTCTTCTCTGTATTATCTTTCGCTCAGGAAAAGAAAAATGAAAAAGCAAAGTTCAATCAGGAATTGGCTACTTCATTGGGAGCAGATCAATATGGCATGAAAGCTTATACTATTGTGATGCTGACAACCGGTACTGCAAAAATTGAAGATAAAACCAAAATGGGAACTTTAATGAAAGGACACATGGAAAACATTGGTAAACTGGCTAACGAAGGGAAAATTGTGGTAGCAGGTCCCTTCCTGGAAAAGAATAAAGAAAACTACCGGGGGATGTTTATTTTCAATACAAAATCTAAAGAAGAAGCCGAGCAGTGGGTAAAAACTGACCCTGCAGTTCAGGCTGGAATTTTCAGTTATGAAATTTTCCCTTGGTATGGCTCCGCAGCCTTACCGTTATACCTGAAACATCATGATGAAATTTCAAAAGAGAATCCTTAA
- the pncB gene encoding nicotinate phosphoribosyltransferase yields MNDVRLNSILDNDFYKITMQNAVVKLFPSSIVKYEFINRGKHHFPEGFDVALKEAVNKMAELKLTKDEKKFMARTCPYIDLPYLDFLEGYHFDPSEVKIHQEGGDLSVIVEGLWYRTILWEVPLLALISELHYEMNHMERDSNEVVMSKTLEKADSLGRLGVTFAEFGTRRRHSYKVQNLVMEALTQKKDSTFIGSSNVHFAMKYGVKPIGTHAHEWFMFHAAEYGFKMANELALEHWVDVYRGDLGVALSDTYTTDVFFQQFDKKFAKLFDGVRHDSGDALEFADKTIAHYQKNGINPMFKYIIFSDALNLEKVEEITSYCRGKIGISFGIGTNLTNDVGLKPMNIVMKLIGVQAPNKEWIPTVKLSDERGKYTGDPKMIELAKEFLRIKD; encoded by the coding sequence ATGAACGACGTGAGACTAAATTCTATACTGGATAACGATTTCTATAAAATAACCATGCAAAATGCTGTGGTAAAACTTTTTCCTAGTTCTATTGTTAAATATGAATTCATCAACAGAGGGAAACATCATTTTCCGGAAGGTTTTGATGTAGCATTAAAGGAAGCTGTTAATAAAATGGCTGAACTTAAACTTACCAAGGATGAAAAGAAATTCATGGCAAGAACATGTCCTTATATTGATCTTCCGTATCTCGATTTCCTTGAAGGCTATCATTTTGATCCATCTGAAGTGAAAATTCATCAGGAAGGTGGAGATCTTTCTGTAATTGTTGAAGGTCTTTGGTACAGAACAATTCTTTGGGAAGTTCCTCTATTGGCACTCATCAGTGAGCTGCACTATGAAATGAACCATATGGAGAGGGATTCTAATGAAGTGGTAATGAGCAAAACCCTTGAGAAAGCAGATTCTTTAGGCAGACTGGGAGTAACATTTGCTGAGTTCGGGACCCGTAGAAGACATTCCTATAAAGTACAGAATTTAGTCATGGAAGCCTTAACACAGAAAAAAGATTCTACTTTCATCGGAAGTTCCAATGTTCATTTTGCGATGAAATATGGAGTGAAGCCAATCGGAACCCATGCTCACGAGTGGTTCATGTTCCATGCTGCCGAATATGGTTTCAAAATGGCTAATGAGCTGGCTTTGGAACATTGGGTGGACGTTTACAGAGGCGATTTGGGAGTAGCTCTTTCTGACACTTATACAACAGATGTTTTCTTCCAGCAATTCGATAAAAAATTCGCAAAACTTTTTGATGGGGTACGTCATGACAGTGGTGATGCCTTGGAGTTTGCGGATAAAACCATTGCGCATTATCAGAAAAACGGCATCAATCCAATGTTTAAATATATTATTTTCTCTGATGCCTTAAATCTTGAAAAGGTGGAAGAAATTACAAGCTACTGCAGAGGAAAAATAGGAATTTCTTTCGGAATAGGAACTAACCTTACGAATGATGTGGGATTAAAGCCAATGAATATCGTAATGAAACTTATTGGTGTACAAGCACCCAACAAGGAATGGATTCCAACGGTGAAACTTTCGGATGAGCGCGGAAAATATACCGGTGATCCTAAAATGATTGAATTGGCCAAAGAATTTTTAAGAATAAAAGATTGA
- a CDS encoding Dps family protein — MKNASIIGLKEADCKKIAEKLNALLANYSIFYQNTRGSHWNIKGDQFFTLHPKFEELYNSLVLKIDEIAERILTLGAIPAHNYSDYLKVATIKESKEVTDGNKSVEQILSSFKVVIDLQRELLDITDKAGDEGTNSQMSDYITEQEKEVWMYNSYLGK, encoded by the coding sequence ATGAAAAACGCTAGTATTATAGGGCTTAAAGAAGCCGACTGCAAGAAAATAGCAGAAAAATTAAATGCACTTTTAGCCAACTATTCTATTTTTTATCAGAACACCAGAGGTTCTCACTGGAATATTAAAGGGGACCAGTTCTTTACCCTTCACCCGAAGTTTGAAGAACTTTACAATAGCTTAGTTTTAAAAATTGATGAAATTGCAGAAAGAATTCTGACATTAGGGGCTATTCCTGCCCACAACTACTCTGATTATTTAAAAGTAGCCACCATCAAAGAAAGCAAAGAAGTAACGGACGGAAACAAAAGTGTTGAGCAAATTCTAAGCTCATTCAAAGTTGTTATTGACCTACAGAGAGAACTTTTGGATATTACAGATAAGGCTGGTGATGAAGGTACCAACTCTCAGATGAGTGACTACATTACCGAACAGGAGAAAGAAGTTTGGATGTACAATTCTTATTTGGGGAAATAA
- a CDS encoding sulfatase-like hydrolase/transferase — protein MKKFFLYSMVSLFMFSCSNNDAEAQIITDPKVESKYQTKNVVLLVVDGPRISETWEAPNKENIPNRVSLLNQGVFISNFKNNGTTNTNPGHSAMCSGVYENIVNDGTELPGYPSVMQQWLKFTGADKTKAWVIASKDKLEVLNDCKLADWKGKYQPSVDCGISGNGSGYRADAVTMANTKEIMKKYSPNMIVINLKDVDSYGHDNKYNEYIQAIKTTDASIKEIWDYIQSLPTYKDKTTLIVSNDHGRHLDSKGGFRNHGDDCEGCRHIEFFAMGPDFKKNATISTGNYEQIDIASTMAELLGVPKQYMKGKIIKDAFR, from the coding sequence ATGAAGAAGTTTTTCCTGTATTCTATGGTATCATTATTCATGTTCTCATGCAGTAATAATGATGCAGAGGCGCAGATCATCACAGACCCTAAAGTTGAAAGTAAATACCAAACTAAAAACGTTGTACTTTTAGTGGTGGATGGCCCTCGTATTTCTGAAACCTGGGAAGCTCCAAATAAAGAAAACATCCCTAACAGGGTAAGTTTATTAAACCAGGGTGTTTTTATCAGCAATTTTAAAAACAATGGAACTACAAATACAAACCCAGGGCATAGTGCGATGTGTTCAGGGGTCTATGAAAATATTGTAAATGATGGAACAGAATTGCCAGGCTATCCGTCTGTGATGCAACAATGGTTAAAGTTCACTGGAGCAGATAAAACAAAAGCATGGGTGATTGCTTCCAAAGATAAATTGGAAGTGTTGAACGACTGTAAACTGGCAGACTGGAAAGGAAAATATCAGCCAAGTGTAGATTGTGGGATAAGTGGAAATGGATCCGGTTATAGAGCTGATGCCGTTACAATGGCTAATACGAAGGAGATCATGAAAAAGTATAGCCCTAATATGATTGTGATCAACCTAAAAGATGTAGACTCATATGGGCATGATAATAAGTATAATGAATACATTCAGGCGATCAAGACAACAGATGCTTCTATTAAAGAGATTTGGGATTATATTCAGTCACTTCCTACTTATAAAGATAAAACGACCTTAATTGTTTCCAATGATCATGGAAGACATTTGGATAGTAAAGGTGGATTCAGAAACCATGGAGATGATTGTGAAGGTTGTAGACACATAGAATTTTTCGCGATGGGGCCCGATTTTAAAAAGAATGCGACAATCAGCACCGGAAATTATGAGCAAATTGACATTGCAAGTACAATGGCTGAACTTTTAGGAGTTCCTAAACAATATATGAAAGGAAAAATAATAAAGGATGCCTTTAGATAA
- the rpsL gene encoding 30S ribosomal protein S12, with product MPTIQQLVRKGRATLAKKSKSAALDSCPQRRGVCTRVYTTTPKKPNSALRKVARVRLSNGKEVNAYIPGEGHNLQEHSIVLVRGGRVKDLPGVRYHIVRGALDTAGVNGRTQRRSKYGAKRPKPGQAAAAPAKGKKK from the coding sequence ATGCCTACTATTCAACAATTAGTAAGAAAAGGAAGAGCCACGCTTGCCAAGAAGAGCAAATCGGCTGCCCTTGATTCTTGTCCACAAAGACGTGGTGTATGTACGAGAGTATATACTACTACACCTAAGAAACCTAACTCTGCACTTAGAAAAGTAGCAAGGGTAAGACTTTCTAACGGTAAAGAAGTTAACGCCTATATCCCGGGCGAAGGACATAATCTTCAGGAGCACTCGATAGTATTGGTTAGAGGCGGAAGGGTGAAAGACCTACCGGGAGTACGTTACCACATCGTAAGAGGTGCATTAGACACAGCTGGTGTAAATGGAAGAACTCAGAGAAGATCTAAGTACGGAGCTAAGAGACCTAAACCAGGACAAGCTGCTGCAGCTCCTGCAAAAGGAAAGAAAAAATAA
- the rpsG gene encoding 30S ribosomal protein S7: MRKTKAKKRPLLPDPKFNDQLVTRFVNNLMLDGKKSIAFKIFYDALDIVETKKGETEKTALEIWKDALTNVMPHVEVRSRRVGGANFQIPMPIRADRKISMAMKWLISYSKKRNDKSMALKLANEVVAASREEGAAFKKKSDTHKMAEANKAFSHFKF; this comes from the coding sequence ATGAGAAAGACAAAAGCGAAAAAAAGACCGTTGTTACCAGATCCGAAGTTTAATGATCAATTGGTAACGAGATTCGTAAACAACTTAATGCTAGACGGTAAAAAGTCTATCGCATTCAAAATTTTCTATGATGCACTAGATATCGTAGAAACTAAAAAAGGAGAAACTGAGAAAACAGCCCTTGAAATCTGGAAAGATGCATTAACAAACGTTATGCCTCACGTAGAAGTACGTTCTAGAAGAGTAGGTGGAGCTAACTTCCAGATTCCTATGCCAATCAGAGCTGATAGAAAAATTTCTATGGCAATGAAATGGTTAATTAGCTACTCTAAAAAGAGAAATGATAAGTCTATGGCTTTGAAATTAGCTAATGAAGTTGTAGCTGCTTCAAGAGAAGAAGGTGCAGCTTTCAAAAAGAAATCTGATACTCACAAAATGGCGGAAGCTAACAAAGCTTTCTCACACTTTAAATTCTAA